In a single window of the Gossypium hirsutum isolate 1008001.06 chromosome A13, Gossypium_hirsutum_v2.1, whole genome shotgun sequence genome:
- the LOC107894413 gene encoding UPF0481 protein At3g47200, whose translation MAPRKGQLGSINAPSFETKKDEASNASEVEDLERGPDQGFIYEVPRNIRQANPKAYTPLLISIGPLHYRKTSLASMAKYKVDYQDKFLQRTSVSKEALESFWSFIERNEKIILNCYEALIDEDEFVKMIFYDALFILELFLRNYEKEVEKKGDIKDFLLKETWSAGLRRDLILLENQIPMFVLEQVYKPYQNHKLESDASVPSFLKLACSYFDIPWAPQFEQIQIPHFTALQRCHMAKTQNPSSKTNIPTLKKVYGATSLHEVGVELIVEPNQTACLLDVKFEGKKLKIPKLTVHSNTEAYLRNVMAFEMCHCPDEAYVCAYIELMNYLIRTAQDVEQLIEKGILSKEGKNEGKLVTIINTNIAVQRMIKKLMQGIGEPPACYRETANRLNQLYKEGRKRKVTLFIKENYGILKRVYFPNLWRGTGTVAAFMVVVFTFIQTVLAFVKD comes from the coding sequence ATGGCTCCAAGGAAGGGACAATTAGGCTCAATTAACGCCCCATCATTTGAGACAAAGAAAGATGAAGCATCCAATGCTTCGGAAGTTGAGGATTTGGAGCGGGGGCCGGACCAAGGGTTTATCTACGAGGTCCCTAGGAACATTCGTCAAGCAAATCCAAAAGCTTACACTCCTCTATTGATTTCAATTGGCCCTCTTCATTATAGGAAAACAAGTTTGGCTAGCATGGCCAAGTATAAAGTGGATTATCAAGATAAATTTCTTCAAAGGACTTCCGTTTCCAAGGAGGCATTGGAAAGTTTTTGGAGCTTCATTGAACGCAACGAGAAAATTATTCTCAACTGTTACGAAGCTTTAATCGATGAAGACGAGTTCGTAAAGATGATATTTTATGATGCACTGTTTATCTTGGAGCTCTTCTTGAGGAACTATGAGAAGGAAGTGGAAAAAAAAGGGGACATCAAAGACTTCTTGTTGAAAGAAACATGGTCAGCTGGTCTACGGAGGGACTTGATCTTACTTGAAAACCAGATCCCAATGTTCGTGCTTGAACAAGTGTATAAACCATATCAAAACCACAAACTAGAATCAGATGCCTCTGTTCCTTCTTTCCTTAAACTAGCTTGCTCCTACTTTGACATTCCATGGGCCCCGCAGTTCGAGCAGATACAAATCCCACACTTCACCGCTTTGCAAAGATGCCATATGGCCAAAACACAAAATCCATCATCCAAGACCAATATCCCAACGTTGAAAAAGGTGTACGGTGCCACAAGTTTGCATGAAGTTGGTGTCGAGCTTATAGTTGAACCTAATCAAACTGCATGTTTgcttgatgttaaatttgaaggCAAAAAGCTTAAAATCCCCAAATTGACAGTGCACTCCAACACTGAAGCTTACCTTCGGAATGTCATGGCGTTCGAGATGTGCCATTGTCCAGATGAAGCCTACGTTTGTGCTTACATAGAACTAATGAATTATCTCATTCGAACTGCCCAAGATGTAGAACAGTTAATAGAAAAGGGGATTTTAAGCAAGGAAGGCAAAAACGAAGGAAAACTGGTTACCATAATAAACACGAATATAGCGGTGCAACGTATGATTAAGAAACTTATGCAGGGAATTGGGGAGCCACCTGCTTGCTACCGGGAAACCGCGAACCGTTTGAACCAGCTTTATAAAGAGGGTCGGAAGCGCAAAGTGACATTATTCA